From Brassica oleracea var. oleracea cultivar TO1000 chromosome C3, BOL, whole genome shotgun sequence, a single genomic window includes:
- the LOC106331676 gene encoding uncharacterized protein LOC106331676, with protein sequence MLTSNSKDKERSLSFLCCWYLGRRRVAMLLLLSLAFVVFVLGSYTINKESSNSPNIHQSIETIEFGINQTPLSRELSSFYTGDSNNDQTTRGSDVDIIHPPPSLPSHHPCDSFSFPPPPPPVLRRPGPRPCPVCYLSPEEALAHMPKHPFESPVLKNLTFIHEESPVKREEGQGGSEFGGYPSLEDRTNSFDIKESMTVHCGFVKGTKPGHQTGFDIDEDILHEMDQFHEVIVASAIFGKYDLIQEPVNISEMARKNIPFYMFVDEETQSYLKNTSSYTEDNKRVGLWRIIVAHNVPYTDARRNGKIPKLLLHRLFPNVKYSIWVDAKLQLVVDPYQILERFLWRTNSSLAISKHYRRFDVFVEAEANKAARKYDNASIDYQVEFYKKEGLTPYTDAKLPITSDVPEGCTIIREHIPITNLFTCVWFNEVDRFTSRDQLSFAVARDKIREKVEWSINMFLDCERRNFVKQVYHRDVLMNMKPPRASSSKVLPEPLPLPRGKSVGGRANTGKKSPGQRGKRRHRKVSAGGRNMR encoded by the exons ATGCTCACTTCAAATTCTAAAGACAAGGAGAGATCTCTCTCCTTCTTATGTTGCTGGTACTTAGGTCGGAGACGTGTGGCAATGCTGCTCCTTCTCAGCCTTGCCTTTGTTGTCTTCGTCTTGGGTTCCTACACTATCAACAAAG AGAGTAGTAATAGTCCAAACATTCATCAGAGTATTGAGACTATTGAATTTGGAATCAACCAAACACCACTAAGTAGAGAACTGAGTTCTTTCTATACTGGAGACTCTAATAATGATCAAACTACTAGAGGAAGTGATGTAGACATCATTCATCCTCCTCCTTCACTCCCTTCCCACCATCCATGTGATAGCTTTTCGTTTCCTCCTCCTCCTCCACCTGTACTTAGAAGGCCTGGACCGCGCC CGTGTCCTGTATGCTATCTATCTCCGGAGGAGGCCTTAGCTCATATGCCAAAGCATCCATTTGAATCTCCTGTGCTTAAGAATTTGACATTCATCCATGAAGAGAGTCCTGTAAAACGTGAAGAAGGTCAAGGAGGCTCTGAGTTTGGAGGTTATCCTTCTCTTGAAGATAGGACTAACTCCTTTGACATTAAAGAGTCCATGACAGTGCACTGCGG ATTTGTCAAAGGAACTAAACCGGGCCATCAAACCGGTTTCGACATTGATGAGGATATCCTTCATGAGATGGACCAGTTCCATGAAGTGATTGTTGCTTCAGCAATATTTG GAAAGTATGATCTAATTCAAGAACCGGTGAACATCAGTGAAATGGCGAGGAAGAACATCCCTTTCTACATGTTTGTTGATGAAGAAACACAATCATATCTCAAGAACACTTCAAGTTACACAGAGGATAACAAGAGAGTCGGATTATGGAGGATCATTGTTGCCCACAATGTCCCTTACACCGATGCAAGGCGTAATGGAAAG ATTCCGAAGCTTTTGTTGCATAGATTGTTCCCAAATGTCAAGTACTCTATATGGGTTGATGCAAAGCTGCAGCTTGTTGTAGATCCATACCAAATACTTGAAAG GTTCTTGTGGAGAACGAACTCTAGTTTAGCAATCTCGAAACATTACAGACGTTTTGATGTGTTTGTGGAGGCGGAGGCGAATAAAGCCGCAAGAAAATATGACAATGCATCCATTGATTACCAAGTAGAGTTCTACAAGAAGGAAGGGTTAACACCTTACACTGATGCTAAGCTTCCAATAACAAGTG ATGTTCCTGAAGGTTGTACAATCATAAGAGAACACATACCGATCACAAACCTCTTCACGTGTGTCTGGTTCAACGAAGTAGATCGGTTTACTTCAAGAGATCAACTAAGTTTTGCAGTTGCAAGAGACAAGATAAGAGAGAAAGTGGAGTGGAGCATCAATATGTTCTTGGATTGTGAAAGACGAAACTTTGTAAAACAG GTTTATCATAGAGACGTTTTGATGAACATGAAACCTCCTCGAGCTTCCTCTTCTAAGGTGCTTCCCGAGCCACTGCCATTGCCACGTGGAAAATCAGTAGGTGGTAGAGCCAACACAGGGAAGAAGAGTCCGGGGCAACGTGGAAAGAGGCGTCACCGGAAAGTTTCAGCCGGTGGCAGAAACATGAGATAA
- the LOC106335741 gene encoding probable serine/threonine-protein kinase At1g54610, producing the protein MGCVWCKPSAIEDSPKERLSSKPSSEYRVTRPVGSSRREESVRTKERSDVVSVVRPVLSNSSRREKKLGNVATPEFPIAKAAEGEYVAAGWPPWLASVAGEAIKGWVPRRADSFEKLDKIGQGTYSNVYRARDLNQKKIVALKKVRFDNLEPESVRFMAREIQILRHLDHPNIIKLEGLVTSRMSCSLYLVFEYMEHDLAGLASHPAVKFSESQVKCYLQQLLSGLDHCHSRGVLHRDIKGSNLLIDNSGVLKIADFGLASFFDPRQTQPLTSRVVTLWYRPPELLLGATRYGAAVDLWSTGCILAELYAGKPIMPGRTEVEQLHKIFKLCGSPSEEYWVKSRLPHATIFKPTQPYKRVVDETFKEFPQPALALLETLLSVNPDDRGTATSALHSEFFSTRPLPCDPSSLPKYPPSKELDARMRDEESRRQGGGNREQRHQERRGTKESRAIPAPEANAELVTSMQKRQSQSSTNRSRSEKFNPHPEEVASGFPIDPPRPSSQASEPNRESQGNIVLPPHKRASHSGPLTRRSASAKGRRTYQDPQKVSLQQETCRGMTRLPGSFNEVSEEANQEENGRSNKKDPILLGYGSKGHKIHYSGPLVVPSGNMDQVLKDHDRHIQEAVRRARIDKARVRKHQAEEDSGQQVSTNHPSSVSSR; encoded by the exons ATGGGTTGTGTTTGGTGTAAGCCCTCTGCTATAGAAGACAGTCCAAAGGAGAGGCTTTCAAGCAAACCCTCTTCCGAGTATAGAGTTACAAGACCAGTTGGTTCTTCTAGAAGAGAAGAGTCTGTTAGGACAAAGGAACGTTCTGATGTTGTTAGTGTAGTAAGACCAGTGTTGAGTAACAGTAGTAGAAGAGAGAAGAAGTTAGGGAATGTTGCAACTCCAGAGTTTCCAATAGCAAAAGCAGCTGAAGGAGAGTATGTAGCTGCAGGCTGGCCTCCATGGTTGGCCTCTGTAGCTGGAGAAGCTATCAAAGGATGGGTTCCACGCCGTGCTGATTCCTTCGAGAAGCTGGACAAA ATAGGTCAGGGTACTTATAGTAATGTGTATAGAGCTAGAGACCTGAATCAGAAGAAGATTGTGGCATTGAAGAAAGTAAGGTTTGATAACTTAGAGCCTGAGAGCGTTCGTTTTATGGCAAGAGAGATCCAGATACTGCGCCATCTTGATCATCCCAACATCATTAAGCTAGAAGGCTTAGTGACATCAAGAATGTCCTGCAGCTTATACCTCGTCTTCGAGTACATGGAACATGATCTAGCCGGACTAGCCTCGCATCCCGCAGTTAAATTTTCCGAATCGCAGGTTAAATGCTACCTGCAGCAATTGTTAAGTGGACTAGACCATTGTCACAGCCGCGGCGTGCTTCACAGGGATATAAAAGGATCAAACCTTCTGATAGATAACAGTGGAGTTTTGAAGATTGCTGACTTTGGCTTAGCTAGCTTCTTTGATCCTCGTCAGACACAGCCTTTGACTAGCCGTGTTGTGACTCTTTGGTACCGCCCGCCTGAGCTTTTGCTCGGAGCTACTCGGTATGGAGCAGCTGTTGATTTGTGGAGTACTGGTTGCATTCTCGCTGAGCTGTATGCAGGCAAGCCTATCATGCCTGGTAGAACCGAG GTTGAACAGTTGCACAAGATTTTCAAGCTATGTGGCTCACCTTCCGAGGAGTATTGGGTTAAATCAAGGTTGCCTCATGCAACCATTTTCAAGCCTACACAGCCTTATAAACGCGTAGTTGATGAAACATTCAAGGAGTTTCCTCAGCCAGCTTTAGCCCTTCTTGAGACTCTTCTTTCAGTCAATCCCGACGACCGTGGAACCGCCACTTCAGCCCTCCACAGTGAG TTCTTTTCCACAAGACCTCTTCCGTGTGATCCTTCAAGCTTACCTAAATATCCTCCCAGCAAAGAGCTTGATGCGAGGATGCGTGATGAAGAAAGTAGAAG ACAAGGTGGAGGAAACAGGGAGCAAAGACACCAAGAAAGGAGAGGAACTAAGGAATCTCGAGCCATCCCTGCCCCTGAAGCAAACGCAGAGCTGGTTACATCAATGCAGAAAAGGCAGAGCCAGTCTAGTACTAATAGAAGCAGAAGCGAGAAGTTTAATCCACATCCTGAAGAAGTTGCATCTGGTTTCCCAATCGATCCACCAAGGCCATCATCACAAGCATCTGAACCAAACAGAGAATCTCAGGGCAACATTGTTCTTCCTCCTCACAAGAGAGCTTCACATTCAGGTCCTCTGACGCGTAGATCAGCTTCTGCAAAGGGTAGAAGGACGTACCAAGATCCTCAGAAAGTCTCATTACAACAAGAGACTTGCAGAGGAATGACTAGGCTTCCAGGCTCCTTCAATGAAGTCTCTGAAGAAGCAAACCAAGAAGAGAATGGTAGAAGCAACAAGAAAGACCCAATTCTT TTGGGTTATGGATCAAAAGGGCATAAGATTCATTATTCAGGACCTTTGGTGGTTCCATCAGGAAACATGGATCAGGTGTTGAAAGACCATGACCGGCATATCCAAGAAGCTGTGAGAAGAGCAAGAATCGATAAGGCTAGAGTTAGGAAACATCAAGCTGAAGAAGATTCGGGCCAACAAGTATCGACCAATCATCCTTCGTCTGTTTCTAGCCGTTGA